Proteins encoded by one window of Fusobacterium perfoetens:
- a CDS encoding IclR family transcriptional regulator: protein MENKSKVPAVEKADRIFNYLYYNEAATQAEIARELNISKASVNRLLSLLLELRYLSIEDKKYSLGEKFYFFANKYERYTLIKNISRPYLEELSLKFKETFKMNILEEDKIRTIAKVESSDLIKIPVSENAIFPLHAGAASKLLICQLSNAKLDKLLEKTLPKYTENTITDREELKKELIKINSRKISFDNMEHSEKIKAVAVPVLNKNNRIIAAMSCPCFPERWNEERMGKIAKAMEKACSEIGKRLEYF, encoded by the coding sequence ATGGAGAATAAAAGCAAAGTTCCTGCAGTAGAAAAAGCAGACAGAATATTTAATTATCTGTATTATAATGAAGCTGCAACTCAAGCTGAAATAGCAAGAGAACTTAATATTTCAAAAGCATCTGTAAACAGACTTCTTTCCTTACTTTTAGAGTTAAGATATCTAAGTATAGAAGATAAAAAATATTCTCTTGGGGAAAAATTTTATTTCTTTGCAAATAAATATGAAAGATACACTCTTATAAAAAATATATCCCGTCCTTATCTTGAAGAACTTTCTCTTAAATTTAAAGAGACTTTTAAAATGAATATACTTGAGGAAGATAAAATAAGAACTATAGCAAAAGTTGAAAGCAGTGATCTTATAAAAATACCTGTGTCAGAAAATGCAATTTTCCCTCTTCATGCAGGCGCTGCCAGCAAACTTTTGATTTGCCAGTTGAGTAATGCAAAACTTGATAAACTTTTAGAAAAAACTCTTCCTAAATATACTGAAAATACAATAACAGACAGAGAAGAACTAAAAAAAGAACTTATTAAAATAAACAGCAGAAAAATATCTTTTGATAATATGGAACACTCGGAAAAAATAAAAGCAGTTGCAGTTCCTGTACTTAATAAAAATAATAGAATAATTGCTGCAATGAGTTGTCCATGTTTTCCAGAAAGATGGAATGAAGAAAGAATGGGAAAAATAGCAAAGGCTATGGAAAAAGCTTGTAGCGAAATAGGAAAGAGACTGGAGTATTTTTAA
- the ispD gene encoding 2-C-methyl-D-erythritol 4-phosphate cytidylyltransferase yields MFSSNSEIRYTLIVAAAGVGKRMGLSYPKQFLEYKGKPLFINVLETGEKSELITDIVIVTGKELINEVKAACEKFEIKKVKFIAEGGKERQDSIYNALKFCDENSFIAVQDGVRPFFKESYLEDAFNELKSNEDIDGVVIGVPVKDTIKIVDERGIVVSTPVRSTLVAAQTPQVFRGKILIDAYKKAEKEKFLGTDDSSLVEKYGGKIKISAGDYGNIKITTIEDISFLKQEGEIK; encoded by the coding sequence TTGTTCAGTAGTAACTCTGAAATAAGATATACACTTATAGTTGCAGCAGCTGGTGTAGGTAAAAGAATGGGACTTTCTTATCCAAAACAATTTTTAGAATATAAAGGAAAACCACTTTTTATTAATGTTCTTGAAACAGGAGAAAAATCTGAACTGATAACAGATATTGTAATTGTGACAGGAAAAGAACTTATAAATGAAGTAAAAGCTGCATGTGAAAAATTTGAAATAAAGAAGGTTAAATTTATAGCAGAAGGTGGAAAAGAAAGACAAGATTCAATATATAATGCTTTAAAGTTTTGTGATGAGAATTCTTTTATTGCAGTTCAGGATGGAGTAAGACCATTTTTTAAAGAAAGCTATCTTGAAGATGCTTTTAATGAACTTAAAAGCAATGAAGATATTGATGGAGTCGTAATAGGAGTTCCTGTAAAAGATACAATAAAAATTGTAGATGAAAGAGGAATAGTTGTATCAACACCTGTAAGATCTACTCTTGTAGCAGCACAGACACCTCAGGTATTCAGAGGAAAAATTCTTATAGATGCCTATAAAAAAGCTGAAAAAGAAAAATTTCTTGGGACTGATGATTCCTCTCTTGTGGAAAAATATGGAGGAAAAATAAAAATATCAGCAGGAGATTATGGAAATATAAAAATAACAACAATAGAAGATATAAGTTTTCTTAAGCAGGAAGGAGAAATAAAATGA
- a CDS encoding nitrilase-related carbon-nitrogen hydrolase codes for MKILISQMKPYLGNVEKNLQKIISYTEEGIKEKCDIVVFPELSLNGTLLEDLIYETAVLKVPEKLLELSREITVIFGAVKEEKNKYYNCAFCLEDGNVIGEHKKVFLSKSNGGSEARYFTRGKNIKTFKSKNGILGITLGEEGLNPLVNGVLSADGAEIIFNLINESAVSSEENSLYETASIAGSLYNKNFAVTVNRVGTEDGVVFAGGSFAVSPYGKIIEKIEKFNEKLSIINVELKDIKKAYCISEYDNENNLEIIKKELERVMEKN; via the coding sequence ATGAAAATTTTAATTTCGCAGATGAAGCCTTATTTAGGGAATGTTGAAAAGAATCTGCAGAAGATAATATCATATACAGAAGAGGGAATAAAGGAGAAATGTGATATAGTAGTTTTTCCTGAACTTTCATTGAATGGAACTCTTCTTGAAGATCTTATATATGAAACAGCTGTTTTGAAAGTACCAGAAAAACTTTTAGAACTAAGCAGAGAAATAACAGTTATTTTTGGCGCAGTTAAAGAAGAAAAGAATAAATATTATAACTGTGCTTTCTGTCTTGAAGATGGAAATGTTATAGGAGAGCATAAAAAAGTATTTCTTTCAAAAAGCAATGGAGGAAGTGAAGCAAGATATTTTACAAGAGGAAAGAATATAAAAACATTTAAAAGTAAAAATGGTATTTTAGGAATAACTCTTGGAGAGGAAGGTCTTAATCCTCTAGTAAATGGAGTTCTTTCAGCTGATGGGGCAGAAATAATATTTAATCTTATAAATGAAAGTGCAGTTTCATCAGAGGAAAATTCTTTATATGAAACAGCTTCAATTGCAGGTTCATTATACAATAAAAATTTTGCAGTAACAGTTAATAGAGTAGGAACAGAAGACGGTGTTGTTTTTGCAGGTGGTTCGTTTGCAGTTTCTCCTTATGGAAAAATAATAGAAAAAATTGAGAAATTTAATGAAAAATTAAGTATAATAAATGTAGAATTAAAAGATATAAAAAAAGCATATTGCATCTCAGAATACGATAATGAAAACAATCTTGAAATTATAAAAAAAGAACTTGAAAGAGTAATGGAAAAAAATTAA
- a CDS encoding DUF2207 family protein, which produces MGKYRYFWRKIIFTLLFLTIFSALFSASYKINDLKILAQIRKDGSVKVTEQVVYKAEKINGIIYNIDAEGYGEPKDISIFYEKDGEYIQAVRKRGTNRGYYSLSEKEGLYKIKLYYPLYNEKETFIISYILPEGISVYKDTAQFNRKMVGRNWQNNIKNIEVTIELPEETLKEKIYAFGHGPLTGNIEIVNGRKIKYSLKNYYPGEFIETNILFPKEIISEINKKYIKNYKAFDDIMALEKNLAEEANREREKAVRMTIFSWTAFGAVICWIFFVGSFVYIKNGKRYKVQAPYGEYFRELPDDYTPAVAGAVSARLTIKPEHLFATVMDLVRKDFFQMSEEDIINSNGKKEHRTILRKIEEKDISSLKEYEKYVFQWYINEMGDGTEVVMEDVESYISGKKNAKAFYSKYKEWCRKVEKDLEEKGLTREKNKKIPVLLGVVTGFLMFPGGVFLTGVFRDSKFMLFTFIAVPFIVFIISRKKLSKIAEEAYAKWSAFKKFLIDYSNLEEAKTASIYIWEHYFVYAVALGVAEKVAKGYKKIESLRGENRGTEVGRYYRPSIMNAYIYSSAFHSIEKATSGAANRSIREVSKSNHSSAGGRGGGFSGGSSGGGGGRGGGGAF; this is translated from the coding sequence ATGGGAAAATACAGGTATTTTTGGAGAAAAATTATTTTTACATTACTTTTTCTTACAATTTTTTCGGCATTATTTTCAGCATCTTATAAAATAAATGACTTAAAAATCTTGGCACAAATAAGAAAAGATGGAAGTGTTAAAGTAACAGAACAAGTTGTTTATAAGGCTGAAAAAATAAATGGAATTATTTATAATATAGATGCAGAAGGTTATGGAGAACCTAAAGATATAAGTATATTTTATGAAAAAGACGGAGAATATATACAAGCTGTAAGAAAAAGAGGAACAAACAGAGGATATTATTCTTTAAGTGAAAAAGAAGGACTTTATAAAATAAAGCTTTATTATCCTTTGTATAATGAAAAAGAAACTTTTATTATAAGCTATATTCTTCCTGAAGGTATTTCTGTTTATAAAGATACAGCACAGTTCAATAGAAAAATGGTGGGAAGAAACTGGCAGAATAATATAAAAAATATAGAAGTAACAATAGAACTTCCTGAAGAAACCTTAAAAGAAAAAATATATGCTTTTGGACATGGACCGCTTACAGGAAATATTGAAATAGTAAATGGAAGGAAGATAAAATATTCTTTAAAAAATTATTATCCAGGGGAGTTTATTGAGACAAATATTCTTTTTCCAAAAGAAATAATATCTGAAATAAATAAAAAATATATAAAGAATTATAAAGCTTTTGATGATATTATGGCTTTGGAAAAAAATTTAGCAGAGGAAGCAAATAGAGAAAGAGAAAAAGCTGTAAGAATGACAATCTTTAGCTGGACAGCTTTTGGTGCTGTAATATGCTGGATATTTTTTGTAGGAAGTTTTGTATATATAAAAAATGGAAAGAGATACAAAGTACAAGCTCCATATGGAGAATATTTCAGAGAACTTCCTGATGACTATACACCAGCAGTTGCAGGAGCTGTATCAGCAAGACTTACAATAAAACCAGAACATCTTTTTGCTACAGTTATGGATTTAGTAAGAAAAGATTTCTTTCAAATGTCAGAAGAAGATATAATAAATTCAAACGGGAAAAAGGAACATAGGACTATTTTAAGAAAAATAGAAGAAAAAGATATTTCTAGTCTTAAAGAGTATGAAAAATATGTCTTTCAATGGTATATTAATGAAATGGGTGATGGAACAGAAGTTGTAATGGAGGATGTTGAAAGCTATATTTCAGGAAAGAAAAATGCCAAAGCTTTTTATTCAAAATATAAGGAGTGGTGCAGAAAAGTAGAAAAAGATTTAGAGGAAAAAGGTCTTACGAGAGAAAAAAATAAAAAAATTCCTGTTCTTTTGGGGGTTGTAACTGGATTTCTTATGTTTCCTGGAGGTGTTTTTCTTACAGGAGTTTTCAGAGATTCAAAATTTATGTTATTTACATTTATAGCAGTTCCTTTCATTGTATTTATAATTTCAAGAAAAAAACTTTCTAAAATAGCTGAAGAAGCTTATGCAAAATGGAGTGCATTTAAAAAATTTTTAATAGATTATAGTAATCTTGAAGAAGCAAAAACAGCTTCAATTTATATTTGGGAACACTATTTTGTTTATGCTGTAGCTCTTGGAGTTGCAGAAAAAGTAGCAAAAGGATATAAAAAGATAGAAAGTTTAAGAGGTGAAAACAGAGGAACAGAAGTTGGCAGATATTATAGACCTTCTATAATGAATGCTTATATATACAGCAGTGCATTTCACAGTATAGAAAAAGCAACATCAGGAGCTGCAAATCGTTCAATAAGAGAAGTTTCAAAATCAAATCATTCTTCAGCAGGAGGAAGAGGAGGAGGCTTCAGCGGAGGTTCTTCCGGAGGTGGAGGAGGCCGTGGAGGCGGAGGTGCTTTTTAG
- the cysS gene encoding cysteine--tRNA ligase — protein sequence MIRVYNTMNKKIEELIPLKENEISMYVCGPTVYNYIHIGNARPAIFFDTVRRYFEYRGYKVTYVQNFTDVDDKMIARANQEGVSLKEIAHKYINAYFEDTKKVNLKEEGMIRPRATEHIGDMIKIIKNLIDNGYAYEADGDVYFEVEKDKDDYGCLSGQNIENLKAGARIEVNDIKRSPVDFALWKKAKEGEPSWDSPWGKGRPGWHIECSAMSSRYLGDTFDIHGGGQDLIFPHHENEIAQSRCSSHGEYARYWMHNGYINVNGEKMSKSLGNFFLLREVLEHYEGRVIRFFVLSSHYRKPIDFSDAELTQSKAGLERIDNAVLRIKEKLSEKASEDGDDLKGLAAYLEETKNKFIAAMDEDFNTAQGLGAIFELVKEVNKYVDTEKVSEEGMKNLGAAETYIRYIMEEVLGVLLKNDENIGNLTSELVEFILELRREARTEKNWALSDKIRDRLGEMGIKIKDGKDKTTWSL from the coding sequence ATGATAAGAGTATACAATACAATGAACAAAAAAATAGAAGAATTAATTCCTTTAAAAGAAAATGAAATTTCAATGTATGTATGCGGACCGACAGTATACAATTATATTCATATTGGAAATGCCCGTCCAGCAATATTTTTTGATACAGTGAGAAGATATTTTGAATATAGAGGATATAAAGTTACTTATGTTCAAAACTTTACAGATGTAGATGATAAAATGATAGCAAGAGCTAATCAGGAAGGAGTATCTCTTAAAGAAATAGCTCATAAATATATAAATGCTTACTTTGAAGATACTAAAAAAGTAAATCTTAAAGAAGAAGGAATGATTAGACCAAGAGCAACAGAACATATTGGAGATATGATAAAAATAATAAAAAATCTTATTGATAATGGTTATGCTTATGAAGCTGATGGAGATGTATATTTTGAAGTGGAAAAAGATAAAGATGACTATGGATGCCTTTCAGGACAAAATATAGAAAATCTTAAAGCAGGGGCAAGAATAGAGGTAAACGATATAAAACGCTCTCCTGTTGACTTTGCTCTTTGGAAAAAAGCAAAAGAGGGAGAACCAAGCTGGGATTCTCCATGGGGAAAAGGAAGACCAGGATGGCATATAGAATGTTCAGCTATGTCAAGCAGATATCTTGGAGATACTTTTGACATTCATGGAGGAGGACAAGATTTAATATTCCCACACCATGAAAATGAAATAGCTCAGTCAAGATGTAGCAGCCATGGGGAATATGCAAGATATTGGATGCATAATGGTTATATAAATGTAAATGGAGAAAAAATGTCAAAATCTTTAGGAAACTTTTTCCTTTTAAGAGAAGTTCTTGAACATTATGAAGGAAGAGTAATAAGATTTTTTGTTTTAAGTTCTCACTACAGAAAACCAATAGATTTTTCAGATGCAGAACTTACTCAAAGTAAGGCAGGACTTGAAAGAATAGATAATGCTGTGCTTAGAATAAAAGAAAAACTTTCTGAAAAAGCAAGTGAAGATGGAGATGATTTAAAAGGACTTGCAGCATATTTAGAAGAAACTAAAAATAAATTTATAGCAGCTATGGATGAAGATTTTAACACAGCTCAAGGACTTGGAGCAATTTTTGAACTTGTTAAAGAAGTTAATAAATATGTTGATACAGAAAAAGTTTCAGAAGAAGGAATGAAAAATTTAGGAGCAGCAGAAACTTATATTAGATATATAATGGAGGAAGTTCTTGGAGTTCTTCTAAAAAATGATGAAAATATAGGAAATCTTACTTCAGAACTTGTTGAATTCATTCTTGAGCTTAGAAGAGAGGCAAGAACTGAAAAGAACTGGGCTCTTTCAGATAAAATAAGAGACAGACTTGGAGAAATGGGAATAAAAATAAAAGATGGAAAGGATAAAACTACATGGTCTCTATAG
- a CDS encoding thioesterase family protein yields the protein MLKEGMKLSYTRTVSPEETAAKVASGTLEVYGTPMMIAFMEKTSFELVQSELAEGESTVGISVNIKHNKANKIGDEVVCESTLTKIDGRRLVFDVKVTHNGTVVGEGTHERFIINVEKFLSKLG from the coding sequence ATGTTAAAAGAAGGAATGAAATTATCTTACACAAGAACAGTAAGCCCAGAAGAAACAGCAGCAAAAGTAGCTTCAGGAACATTGGAAGTATATGGAACACCAATGATGATAGCTTTTATGGAGAAAACATCTTTTGAGTTAGTTCAGTCTGAACTTGCAGAAGGAGAATCAACAGTTGGTATATCTGTAAATATAAAACATAACAAAGCTAATAAAATAGGAGACGAAGTTGTTTGTGAGTCAACTCTTACAAAGATAGACGGAAGAAGACTAGTATTTGATGTTAAAGTAACTCATAATGGAACTGTTGTAGGAGAAGGAACTCACGAAAGATTTATAATCAATGTTGAAAAATTCCTTTCAAAATTAGGATAG
- the rpmB gene encoding 50S ribosomal protein L28, with translation MQRCEISGKGITFGNQISHSHRLTGRVWKPNLQPVTVVINGQTLKIKVCTKVLKTIKGASETELMQILKANANTLSPRITKALSK, from the coding sequence ATGCAAAGATGTGAAATTTCTGGTAAAGGAATCACTTTTGGAAACCAAATATCTCACTCTCACAGATTAACAGGAAGAGTTTGGAAACCAAATTTACAACCAGTTACTGTTGTTATCAACGGACAAACATTAAAAATTAAAGTTTGTACTAAAGTTTTAAAGACTATAAAAGGTGCTTCTGAAACTGAATTAATGCAAATTTTAAAAGCAAACGCTAATACTTTAAGTCCAAGAATTACTAAAGCTTTAAGCAAATAG
- a CDS encoding endonuclease MutS2, translating to MNTHSHNILEFNKLKDSLNEYMVIEKNKERVEELGIYKDINSLRKDFEIIRDFIDFSKYDGGIETAGMKNILDILRKCDLMGMYFEPEELYDINQNLRLFRLFKNRLEDLDKYKELKGKFISVPVVKFIEDIINKTIDNEKKIQDEASLDLRDIRAQKKLLSANIKRKFDDMFSNEAYSKAIQEKIVTVRDGRSVIPVKLDFKGLIKGIEHDRSASGQTVFIEPLSIVSLNNKMRELEAREREEIRKILLRITDQIRMNVDDVRKIGENILELDFLNGKAKYAIDNNCIIPEINAREQLNIVEGRHPFIEKDKVVPLTFEIGRKYNTLLITGPNTGGKTVALKVAGLLTLMALAGIPIPAKENSSVGFFSGVYADIGDEQSIEQSLSSFSAHLKNVQEILSSVTKNSLVLLDELGSGTDPVEGSAFAMAVIDYLKERKVKSMITTHYSEVKAYGYNEEEIETASMEFNSDTLSPTYRLLIGIPGESNALTIAKRLGVCDEVIEKAKTYISDENKKVEKMISNIKDKADELEAMQVEVERLKQKAKKDQEEYEEKLRQLEIEKNNILKEAYEKADTMIKDMQNKAAALVKKLQSEENKKDDMKNVQKSLNMLRSSLDQEKKANVEQKPKTVRKIDIKEGEKVLVLSLKQYAVVLKINPSKETAFIQAGILKLEVPLDDLKKIVEKKEKVYGAASTSSRTSVKPKIDLRGKMVEEAIYELESYFDRAMMNGYKEVQVIHGNGTGALRKGIVEYLKKCRYVKEFRFGGQGEGGVGCSVVTLK from the coding sequence TTGAATACTCACAGCCATAATATATTAGAATTTAATAAACTAAAAGACAGCTTAAATGAATATATGGTTATAGAAAAAAACAAAGAAAGAGTTGAAGAACTTGGAATATACAAAGATATAAACTCTTTAAGAAAAGATTTTGAAATTATAAGAGACTTTATAGATTTCTCTAAATATGATGGTGGAATTGAAACTGCAGGAATGAAAAATATTTTAGACATTCTTAGAAAATGTGATCTTATGGGAATGTATTTTGAGCCTGAGGAACTTTATGACATTAATCAGAACCTAAGACTTTTCAGATTATTTAAAAATAGATTAGAAGATCTTGATAAATATAAAGAGTTAAAAGGAAAATTTATATCTGTCCCTGTTGTAAAATTTATAGAAGATATAATTAATAAAACAATAGACAATGAAAAAAAGATACAGGACGAAGCTTCTCTTGATTTAAGAGATATAAGAGCACAGAAAAAACTTTTATCTGCAAATATTAAAAGAAAATTTGATGATATGTTTTCAAATGAAGCTTATTCAAAAGCTATTCAGGAAAAAATAGTAACTGTTCGTGACGGAAGAAGTGTTATTCCAGTAAAACTTGATTTTAAAGGATTAATAAAAGGAATTGAACACGATAGATCAGCAAGTGGTCAGACAGTTTTTATAGAACCTCTTTCAATAGTTTCTCTTAATAATAAAATGAGAGAGCTTGAAGCAAGAGAAAGGGAAGAAATAAGAAAAATTCTTTTAAGAATAACAGATCAAATAAGAATGAATGTAGATGATGTGAGAAAAATTGGAGAAAATATTTTAGAACTTGATTTCTTAAATGGAAAAGCAAAATATGCTATTGATAATAACTGTATAATTCCAGAAATTAATGCGAGAGAGCAACTTAATATTGTTGAAGGAAGACATCCTTTCATTGAAAAAGATAAAGTAGTTCCTCTTACATTTGAAATAGGAAGAAAATATAATACTCTTCTTATAACAGGACCAAATACAGGAGGAAAAACAGTAGCTCTTAAAGTAGCTGGACTTCTTACTCTTATGGCACTTGCAGGTATTCCTATTCCTGCTAAAGAAAATTCAAGTGTAGGATTTTTCTCAGGTGTTTATGCAGATATTGGAGATGAACAAAGTATAGAGCAATCTCTTTCGTCTTTTTCGGCACATCTTAAAAATGTTCAGGAAATTTTATCAAGTGTTACTAAAAACTCTCTTGTTCTTCTTGATGAACTTGGTTCAGGAACAGATCCTGTTGAAGGATCAGCTTTTGCTATGGCTGTAATAGATTATCTGAAAGAAAGAAAAGTAAAATCAATGATAACAACACACTATAGTGAAGTTAAAGCTTATGGATATAATGAAGAAGAAATAGAAACAGCTTCAATGGAATTTAATTCTGATACTCTTTCTCCTACATATAGACTTCTTATAGGTATTCCTGGAGAAAGTAATGCACTTACTATTGCAAAAAGACTTGGTGTTTGTGATGAAGTAATAGAAAAAGCTAAAACATATATAAGTGATGAAAATAAAAAAGTAGAAAAAATGATTTCTAATATAAAAGATAAAGCTGATGAACTTGAAGCTATGCAAGTTGAAGTTGAAAGACTTAAACAAAAAGCTAAAAAAGATCAGGAAGAATATGAAGAAAAATTAAGACAGCTAGAAATAGAAAAGAATAATATTTTAAAAGAAGCTTATGAGAAAGCTGATACAATGATAAAAGATATGCAGAACAAAGCTGCAGCTCTTGTTAAAAAGCTTCAGTCTGAAGAAAATAAAAAAGATGATATGAAAAATGTTCAGAAGAGTCTTAATATGCTTAGATCAAGCCTTGATCAAGAGAAAAAAGCAAATGTAGAGCAAAAACCTAAAACAGTTAGAAAAATTGATATTAAAGAGGGAGAAAAAGTTCTTGTTTTGAGTCTTAAACAATATGCTGTGGTTCTTAAAATAAATCCATCAAAAGAAACAGCATTTATTCAAGCAGGAATTCTAAAACTTGAAGTTCCTCTTGATGACCTTAAAAAGATTGTAGAGAAAAAGGAAAAAGTGTATGGAGCTGCTTCAACATCAAGCAGAACAAGCGTAAAACCGAAAATAGATTTAAGAGGAAAAATGGTTGAAGAAGCTATATATGAATTAGAGTCATACTTTGACAGAGCTATGATGAATGGATATAAAGAGGTTCAAGTTATTCATGGAAACGGAACAGGAGCTTTAAGAAAAGGCATAGTTGAATATTTGAAAAAATGCAGATATGTAAAAGAATTTAGATTCGGTGGACAAGGTGAAGGTGGTGTAGGTTGTTCAGTAGTAACTCTGAAATAA
- a CDS encoding LemA family protein, translating to MKGIIILIAIILFIIVITIIYQNKFVTLHERVKNAWSQIDVQLQKRMDLIPNITETVKGYAVHERETLDAVISARNRYINAMGTEEKMKINGEISGLLGRLMAVSESYPDLKANINFLELQKQLKEIEDKIGFARQFYNDTVTSYNQAVKMLPGSIFAGIFNFKEETLFKAEEGAKETPKVKF from the coding sequence ATGAAAGGTATAATTATTTTGATTGCTATTATTCTTTTTATAATAGTAATAACTATAATTTATCAAAATAAATTTGTAACTCTTCATGAAAGAGTGAAAAATGCTTGGAGTCAAATAGATGTACAGTTGCAAAAAAGAATGGATTTAATACCTAATATTACAGAAACAGTAAAAGGATATGCAGTTCATGAGAGAGAAACTCTTGATGCTGTTATTTCAGCTAGAAACCGTTATATAAATGCTATGGGAACAGAGGAAAAAATGAAAATAAATGGGGAAATAAGTGGACTTTTAGGAAGGCTTATGGCTGTGTCGGAAAGTTATCCTGATTTAAAAGCAAATATAAATTTCCTTGAACTTCAGAAACAGCTTAAAGAAATAGAAGATAAAATAGGTTTTGCCCGTCAGTTTTATAATGATACTGTTACATCCTATAATCAAGCTGTAAAAATGCTTCCTGGAAGTATTTTTGCAGGAATATTTAACTTTAAAGAAGAAACTCTTTTTAAAGCTGAAGAAGGAGCAAAAGAAACTCCTAAAGTGAAATTTTAA
- a CDS encoding Mini-ribonuclease 3, which translates to MVSIDLRETSGVVLAYLGDSVWELYVREYFILKGYNIRNLNKHVVNSVNAKTQSRILKNIIENVDEKYKQLINRSKNGNIKTFPRSCSVTEYREATGFEAYIGALYIDGNIDKIKEIIKENLDGEDK; encoded by the coding sequence ATGGTCTCTATAGATTTAAGAGAAACCAGCGGAGTAGTGCTTGCCTATTTAGGTGACTCTGTATGGGAGCTTTATGTAAGAGAATATTTTATACTTAAAGGATATAATATAAGAAACCTTAACAAGCATGTGGTTAATTCTGTAAATGCAAAAACTCAAAGCAGAATATTAAAAAATATTATTGAAAATGTTGATGAAAAATATAAACAGCTAATAAACAGAAGTAAAAATGGAAATATTAAAACATTTCCAAGATCATGCTCTGTAACAGAGTACAGAGAAGCAACAGGTTTTGAAGCTTATATAGGTGCATTATATATTGATGGAAACATTGATAAAATAAAAGAGATTATAAAAGAAAATCTGGATGGAGAGGATAAATAG
- a CDS encoding GNAT family N-acetyltransferase: MKFLGEYKGFSLYILDKETGELYKEEIVSLLNLIPKSNYKISDVIREKKGERILYGKWEHSLILFDKDKIVGVLIGYERKKENNNLYSENSFYINEISVHKDYQGYGLGKYLMTYFLENTKEFIYLSGKRIFKIQTEDSSKNIKVVNFYKSLGFYETGRKEYPEKFDIIMELKK, encoded by the coding sequence ATGAAATTTCTAGGAGAATATAAAGGATTTTCACTTTATATTCTAGATAAAGAAACAGGAGAACTTTATAAAGAAGAAATAGTTTCTCTTTTGAATCTTATACCGAAATCAAATTATAAAATTTCTGATGTTATAAGAGAGAAAAAAGGAGAAAGAATTCTTTATGGAAAATGGGAGCACAGCCTTATTTTATTTGATAAAGATAAGATAGTAGGAGTTCTTATTGGATATGAAAGAAAAAAAGAAAATAATAATTTGTACTCTGAAAACAGCTTTTATATAAATGAAATATCTGTACATAAAGATTATCAGGGATATGGCTTAGGAAAATATCTTATGACATATTTTCTTGAAAATACAAAGGAATTTATATATCTTTCAGGAAAAAGAATATTTAAAATTCAAACAGAGGATAGCTCCAAAAATATAAAAGTTGTAAATTTTTATAAAAGTCTTGGATTTTATGAAACAGGCAGAAAAGAATATCCTGAAAAATTTGATATTATAATGGAGCTAAAAAAATAA